From one Acidimicrobiia bacterium genomic stretch:
- a CDS encoding DUF427 domain-containing protein, translated as MFSTRPEPERAGPDQESVWDYPRPPRLEPVTARLVVVFGGQTIAETTRGYRVLETSHPPNYYFPPDDVAAGALDPAKGVSFCEWKGRAHYFTVRGGTEVAHEAAWGYERPNEAFASIATYVAFYAGRMDACFVDDDLVVPQPGRFYGGWITSKIVGPFKGGPGSRGW; from the coding sequence ATGTTCTCGACGCGACCCGAACCCGAGCGCGCTGGTCCCGACCAGGAGTCGGTGTGGGACTACCCGCGGCCGCCGCGGCTCGAGCCGGTGACCGCACGGCTCGTGGTGGTGTTCGGCGGCCAGACGATCGCGGAGACGACGCGTGGGTACCGCGTGCTCGAGACGAGCCACCCACCCAACTACTACTTCCCGCCCGACGACGTCGCGGCAGGGGCGCTCGATCCCGCGAAGGGTGTGTCGTTCTGCGAATGGAAGGGCCGCGCCCACTACTTCACGGTGCGCGGCGGCACCGAGGTCGCGCACGAAGCCGCATGGGGTTACGAACGTCCGAACGAGGCGTTCGCGTCGATCGCCACCTACGTCGCGTTCTACGCGGGACGCATGGATGCGTGTTTCGTCGACGACGACCTTGTCGTGCCGCAACCCGGCCGCTTCTATGGCGGTTGGATCACGTCGAAGATCGTGGGGCCCTTCAAGGGCGGCCCTGGCTCGAGGGGGTGGTGA
- a CDS encoding NAD(P)/FAD-dependent oxidoreductase: MQADAVVIGAGPNGLVTANLLADAGWKVLVLEAQPEPGGAVRSAELTHPGFVHDVFSAFYPLGISSPVMRSLDLAQYGLRWRKAPLALAHPTADGRCAVLSTAVGETAQSLETYSDGDGDAWRDCYASFERIADPLLDAMLTPMPPVRAASRLALALGPRGLLDFSRTALLSVRRLAREQFRGEGGALLLTGNALHSDVDPDSPPSGYLGWFLSCIGQQHGFPVPEGGAGQLTAALVRRLVARGGEIRCSSPVVRVVVNGRRAVAVELADGDTIDAPRGVLADVAAPALYRDLVGEDHLPARFVRSLDRFQWDHGTFKIDWALSGPIPWRAEPATRAGTVHLCDSMDRVIAYAADLARGQIPAHPFVLMGQMNKADPTRSPPGTETVWAYTHVPQSPRGDAGAELTGTWDDRDAELFADRMETVIEEHAPGFRALITARHLLPPPALEARDANLVGGALGGGTMAFSQQLVFRPVPGLGRAETPVRGLFLASASAHPGGGVHGACGANAARAALFADRVRRVFSAGHYS; this comes from the coding sequence GTGCAAGCCGACGCGGTCGTGATCGGGGCGGGGCCGAACGGGCTCGTCACCGCAAACCTGCTCGCGGACGCGGGATGGAAGGTGCTGGTGCTCGAGGCCCAGCCCGAGCCCGGTGGCGCGGTCCGCAGCGCGGAGCTCACGCATCCCGGCTTCGTCCACGATGTGTTCAGCGCGTTCTACCCGCTCGGGATCTCGTCACCGGTGATGCGGTCGCTCGACCTCGCCCAGTACGGACTCCGGTGGCGGAAGGCGCCCCTCGCGCTCGCGCACCCCACAGCCGACGGCAGGTGCGCGGTGCTGTCCACCGCGGTGGGTGAGACCGCGCAGTCGCTCGAGACGTACTCGGATGGCGACGGTGACGCCTGGCGCGACTGTTACGCGAGCTTCGAGCGGATCGCCGACCCGCTGCTCGACGCGATGCTCACGCCGATGCCACCCGTGCGCGCGGCCTCGCGCCTGGCGCTCGCGCTCGGCCCGCGCGGCCTCCTCGACTTCTCGCGCACGGCCCTCCTGTCCGTGCGCCGCCTCGCACGTGAGCAGTTCCGCGGGGAGGGTGGCGCGCTCCTGCTCACGGGGAACGCATTGCACAGCGACGTCGATCCGGACTCGCCACCGAGCGGTTACCTCGGCTGGTTCCTCAGCTGCATCGGTCAACAGCACGGTTTCCCCGTACCCGAGGGGGGCGCGGGGCAGCTCACCGCCGCGCTCGTCCGCCGCCTCGTTGCGCGCGGTGGTGAGATCCGGTGTTCGTCACCGGTCGTGCGAGTGGTGGTGAACGGGCGGCGCGCGGTCGCGGTGGAACTCGCCGACGGCGACACGATCGACGCACCGCGTGGCGTGCTCGCCGACGTGGCCGCGCCCGCGCTCTATCGGGATCTGGTCGGCGAAGACCACCTCCCGGCGCGATTCGTGCGATCGCTCGACCGCTTCCAGTGGGACCACGGGACGTTCAAGATCGACTGGGCGCTGTCGGGACCGATCCCCTGGCGCGCCGAGCCCGCGACACGAGCGGGCACGGTCCACCTCTGCGACAGCATGGACCGCGTCATCGCCTACGCCGCCGACCTCGCCCGGGGCCAGATCCCCGCGCACCCGTTCGTGCTGATGGGCCAGATGAACAAGGCCGATCCCACTCGTTCACCGCCCGGCACCGAGACGGTGTGGGCCTACACCCACGTTCCCCAGTCACCGCGCGGCGACGCCGGCGCCGAGCTCACCGGCACCTGGGACGACCGCGACGCCGAGTTGTTCGCCGACCGGATGGAAACGGTGATCGAAGAGCACGCGCCCGGCTTCCGCGCGCTCATCACCGCCCGGCACCTCCTGCCGCCCCCCGCGCTCGAAGCGCGCGACGCCAACCTGGTCGGCGGCGCGCTCGGGGGCGGCACGATGGCGTTCTCCCAACAGCTCGTGTTCCGGCCGGTGCCGGGGTTGGGCCGAGCCGAGACCCCCGTGCGCGGGTTGTTCCTCGCCTCGGCGTCCGCGCACCCCGGCGGCGGCGTCCACGGCGCGTGTGGCGCGAACGCCGCGCGGGCCGCGCTGTTCGCCGACCGCGTACGCCGAGTCTTCAGCGCGGGTCACTACAGCTAG
- a CDS encoding transglycosylase family protein: protein MRKRTLLIVAPLCVVALAAGVAVAAPSSRASASDPRLDNPNAVRPIAASASALELNALGAMFDQVVAYALDVQLHELVAFLDGLAADEAAARAQLTVTRPFTPASVGNGDFLSCVKQRESGGDYTIHNTGGSGASGAYQFMPGAWNSIAGSVGRDDLVGTDPAAALPADQDAMAAALYAQRGAGPWGGGC from the coding sequence ATGCGAAAGCGGACGTTGCTCATCGTTGCGCCGCTCTGTGTCGTGGCGCTCGCGGCCGGCGTTGCCGTCGCGGCACCATCGAGCAGAGCAAGCGCCAGCGATCCAAGACTCGACAACCCCAATGCGGTGCGGCCGATCGCCGCTTCCGCCAGTGCGTTGGAACTCAATGCGCTCGGCGCGATGTTCGATCAAGTCGTTGCCTACGCGCTCGACGTTCAACTTCACGAGCTGGTTGCCTTCCTCGATGGCCTTGCCGCCGATGAAGCCGCCGCTCGAGCTCAGCTCACCGTCACACGGCCCTTTACGCCGGCTTCGGTGGGCAACGGTGACTTCCTCTCGTGTGTGAAGCAACGCGAGAGCGGTGGTGACTACACCATCCACAACACCGGCGGGTCCGGTGCATCGGGCGCGTACCAGTTCATGCCGGGCGCCTGGAACTCGATCGCCGGCTCTGTTGGTCGTGACGACCTCGTCGGCACCGATCCGGCGGCAGCATTGCCGGCAGACCAGGACGCCATGGCGGCTGCCCTCTACGCCCAGCGTGGTGCCGGGCCCTGGGGTGGCGGCTGCTAG
- a CDS encoding AarF/ABC1/UbiB kinase family protein encodes MTTPSALPDPSPDLEFGSFSECGPWVLDPDEIPWRWEIDRLRRGTRREVPRLLAPGRLPPLGRLARTITEISRALAGWFVFEYRRPQSRAGISRRLRRAFGHLGSSYVKLGQIISGGEGLFPDELVTEFKQLRDRVPPESFDDVRAVVEVDLGGTLEELFASFDEVPIAAASIAQVHAARLVTGEEVVVKVQRPRVAQLFRDDIAALSWLAPRLIGRIPVTALANPPALVELFAETVIEELDFRLEAENMLDIANVLARTQQRGIIVPRPHPTMVTRRVLVMERLRGFAYDDVESMHAAGIDTHAMLQAGLIASLEGALIFGVFHGDLHGGNIVVQPDGRTALFDFGITGRLDEPQRLAFLRLLVLGTTGDVRGQLAALRDLGAFPPDVDLDVVVADLDLDGPVKDPAQMSADELVREMREITKKLLGYGARAPKELMLFVRNMMFLNSATAILAPDLDMLQQMVSIYMYFAQTHGEQIMREVGVDAKFATPDPDALRATFMVDPSVETLTFRDLQERRQDIRQKMQQSRRGSRRRGRAG; translated from the coding sequence ATGACCACGCCCAGCGCTCTGCCGGACCCTTCCCCCGATCTCGAGTTCGGTTCGTTCAGTGAGTGCGGTCCCTGGGTCCTCGACCCCGACGAGATCCCGTGGCGCTGGGAGATCGACCGCCTCCGTCGTGGCACGCGCCGGGAGGTCCCACGACTCCTTGCACCGGGGCGGCTCCCCCCACTGGGTCGTCTCGCGCGCACGATCACGGAGATCTCGAGAGCGCTCGCGGGGTGGTTCGTCTTCGAGTACCGCCGTCCGCAATCCCGTGCCGGGATCTCCCGGCGGCTGCGCCGCGCGTTCGGGCACCTCGGCTCGAGTTATGTGAAGCTGGGTCAGATCATCTCGGGCGGCGAGGGGCTCTTTCCCGACGAGCTGGTCACCGAGTTCAAGCAGCTCCGCGACCGCGTGCCGCCTGAATCGTTCGACGACGTCAGGGCGGTCGTCGAGGTCGACCTCGGGGGCACGCTCGAGGAGCTCTTTGCCTCGTTCGACGAGGTCCCGATCGCCGCGGCCTCGATTGCACAGGTGCACGCGGCCCGGCTCGTTACCGGCGAAGAGGTGGTCGTCAAGGTGCAGCGCCCGCGGGTGGCGCAGCTGTTCCGCGACGACATCGCCGCGCTCTCGTGGCTGGCACCTCGCCTCATCGGCCGCATCCCGGTCACCGCACTCGCTAACCCGCCCGCGCTCGTCGAGCTGTTCGCGGAGACCGTCATCGAAGAGCTCGACTTCCGCCTCGAGGCAGAGAACATGCTCGACATCGCCAACGTGCTCGCGCGGACACAGCAGCGGGGCATCATCGTCCCCCGGCCGCACCCCACGATGGTGACCCGGCGCGTCCTCGTGATGGAACGGTTGCGCGGGTTCGCATACGACGACGTCGAGTCGATGCACGCGGCCGGCATCGACACGCACGCGATGTTGCAGGCCGGGTTGATCGCATCGCTCGAGGGCGCGCTGATCTTCGGCGTGTTCCACGGCGACCTCCATGGCGGCAACATCGTCGTGCAGCCCGACGGCCGCACCGCGTTGTTCGACTTCGGCATCACCGGTCGTCTCGACGAACCGCAACGGCTGGCGTTCTTGCGGCTGCTCGTGCTCGGCACCACGGGCGACGTGCGCGGGCAACTCGCGGCGCTGCGCGACCTCGGCGCGTTCCCGCCCGACGTCGACCTCGACGTTGTGGTCGCCGACCTCGACCTCGACGGGCCGGTCAAGGACCCCGCGCAGATGTCGGCCGACGAGCTGGTGCGCGAGATGCGCGAAATCACGAAGAAGCTGCTCGGCTACGGCGCACGCGCGCCGAAGGAGCTCATGCTGTTCGTGCGGAACATGATGTTCCTGAACAGCGCCACCGCGATCCTCGCACCCGACCTCGACATGCTCCAGCAGATGGTCTCGATCTACATGTACTTCGCGCAGACACACGGCGAGCAGATCATGCGAGAGGTCGGTGTCGACGCGAAGTTCGCCACGCCCGACCCCGACGCCCTCCGTGCCACGTTTATGGTGGATCCCAGCGTCGAGACGCTCACGTTTCGCGACCTCCAGGAGCGCCGCCAAGACATCCGCCAGAAGATGCAGCAGTCCCGTCGCGGGTCACGTCGCCGCGGCCGCGCCGGGTAG
- the lgt gene encoding prolipoprotein diacylglyceryl transferase: protein MLASIPSPDSGNLGPFHMYGVLLAVGVLVAVLIAERRWRRRGYGSPGISDIAFWVVIWGVIGARLYHVITDYQRFDDDPLRAFQIWKGGLSIWGAVIGGAIAVIVITHRRHMSTLVVMDCMAPGILIAQAIGRWGNWFNQELFGKPTTLPWGLEISPAHRPFGYGQYPTFHPTFLYESLYCIALVGILLLAEKKLPLKQGQTFALYVILYTFGRFWFENLRIDPAHDIGPLRVNAWVSVALFAFGIGWFWWLGRHQPPQRRPGQEVSTAESSEPTATKSETRVSRSSPTEESA from the coding sequence GTGCTCGCGTCGATCCCGAGCCCCGACAGCGGGAACCTCGGGCCCTTCCACATGTACGGCGTGCTGCTTGCCGTCGGCGTTCTCGTTGCCGTGCTCATCGCGGAGCGACGGTGGCGCCGGCGCGGCTACGGGTCGCCGGGAATCTCCGACATCGCCTTCTGGGTCGTGATCTGGGGCGTCATCGGAGCGCGCCTCTACCACGTGATCACCGACTACCAGAGGTTCGACGACGACCCGCTGCGCGCGTTCCAGATCTGGAAGGGCGGGCTCTCCATCTGGGGGGCCGTCATCGGCGGCGCGATCGCGGTGATCGTCATCACACACCGACGGCACATGTCGACGCTCGTCGTGATGGATTGCATGGCGCCCGGCATCCTCATCGCGCAGGCGATCGGGCGCTGGGGGAACTGGTTCAACCAGGAGTTGTTCGGGAAGCCCACAACGCTCCCGTGGGGTCTCGAGATCTCGCCCGCGCACCGGCCGTTCGGGTACGGGCAGTACCCGACGTTCCACCCCACGTTCCTCTACGAGTCGCTCTACTGCATCGCGCTCGTCGGCATCCTGTTGCTCGCGGAAAAGAAGCTGCCGCTGAAACAGGGGCAGACGTTCGCGCTCTACGTGATCCTCTACACCTTCGGCCGGTTCTGGTTCGAGAACCTGCGCATCGACCCCGCGCACGACATCGGCCCGTTGCGCGTCAACGCGTGGGTGAGCGTTGCCCTCTTCGCGTTCGGGATCGGGTGGTTCTGGTGGCTCGGCCGTCACCAGCCGCCCCAACGCCGCCCCGGTCAGGAAGTGTCAACGGCCGAGTCTTCGGAACCGACCGCGACAAAGTCGGAAACTAGGGTGTCACGGTCCTCCCCAACCGAGGAGTCTGCGTGA
- a CDS encoding ABC transporter ATP-binding protein, with product MTETTTAPHTSTAARTVDASKIYGEGEAEVRALDGVSVDFESARMTAIMGPSGSGKSTLLHCLAGLDRLTSGQIFLGDSELSSLNEKQLTLIRRDKIGFVFQSYNLIPTLNALENITLPMSLARTKPDPEWLDTVVKTVRLSDRLTHRPAELSGGQQQRVAVARALLGRPEIVFADEPTGNLDRRSGAEILTFMRRAVDDLGQTTVIVTHDPVAAGYADRIVFLADGKVVDEMTDPTAERVLDRMKNQGE from the coding sequence GTGACCGAGACGACCACCGCTCCCCACACGAGCACTGCGGCGCGTACTGTCGACGCGTCCAAGATCTATGGCGAGGGCGAAGCCGAGGTGCGCGCGCTCGACGGTGTGTCGGTGGACTTCGAGTCGGCGCGCATGACGGCCATCATGGGTCCGTCCGGATCGGGCAAGTCCACGTTGCTGCACTGTCTGGCTGGTCTCGACCGGCTCACCTCCGGCCAGATCTTCCTCGGTGACTCGGAGCTCAGCTCGCTGAACGAGAAGCAGCTCACGCTCATCCGGCGCGACAAGATCGGTTTTGTCTTCCAGTCCTACAACCTGATCCCCACGCTCAACGCGCTCGAGAACATCACGCTCCCGATGTCGCTGGCGCGCACGAAGCCCGATCCGGAGTGGCTCGACACCGTGGTGAAGACGGTTCGCCTGAGCGACCGCCTCACGCACCGGCCGGCCGAGCTCTCGGGTGGGCAGCAGCAGCGCGTCGCGGTCGCGCGCGCGTTGCTCGGCCGGCCCGAGATCGTGTTCGCCGACGAGCCCACCGGTAACCTCGACCGGCGCTCGGGTGCGGAGATCCTCACGTTCATGCGTCGAGCGGTCGACGACCTCGGTCAGACCACGGTGATCGTCACGCACGACCCGGTCGCGGCAGGTTACGCCGATCGCATCGTGTTCCTCGCCGACGGCAAGGTCGTCGACGAGATGACCGACCCCACAGCCGAGCGCGTGCTCGACCGGATGAAGAACCAAGGCGAGTAG
- a CDS encoding DNA-formamidopyrimidine glycosylase family protein produces the protein MPELPQMQALAERLDVELAGSALEAVEPLGFSALKTVSPSPDALVGATLERVGRYAKYLILDFSPSPRSGTEPAGRILVHLSQAGRLDIEEPPKRTKGKGSVVRFRWSNGKATLVREYGHERKAAWWVLAPGDDGPLSTLGPEPASDEFAEFVLHGDDRRRVHTILRDQHTVAGVGRGYADDALWRSQLSPYASLASLDDDERARLLDAIRGVLADGLELERGREGGLSQPKLGDHFEVHARYGTPCPRCGETLRRVSYESHEVAYCPKCQTNGKVLADRRLSRLVK, from the coding sequence ATGCCCGAGCTGCCGCAGATGCAGGCGCTGGCCGAACGGCTCGACGTCGAACTCGCGGGCTCCGCGCTCGAAGCGGTGGAACCACTCGGTTTCTCGGCGCTGAAGACGGTATCGCCGTCGCCGGACGCGCTCGTCGGCGCGACGCTCGAGCGCGTCGGCCGGTACGCGAAGTACCTCATCCTCGATTTCAGTCCTTCTCCCCGTTCAGGCACGGAGCCGGCGGGTCGCATCCTCGTGCACCTGTCACAGGCGGGGCGGCTCGACATCGAGGAGCCGCCGAAACGCACGAAGGGCAAGGGCTCGGTGGTGCGGTTCCGGTGGTCGAACGGGAAGGCCACGCTCGTGCGCGAGTACGGCCACGAGCGCAAGGCCGCGTGGTGGGTCCTCGCACCGGGCGACGACGGTCCGCTTTCCACGCTCGGTCCCGAGCCGGCGTCCGACGAGTTCGCCGAGTTCGTCCTACACGGCGACGACCGTCGCCGCGTGCACACCATCCTGCGCGACCAGCACACCGTCGCCGGTGTCGGGCGCGGCTACGCCGACGACGCGCTGTGGCGCTCGCAGCTGTCGCCGTACGCGTCGCTCGCGTCACTCGACGACGACGAGCGGGCGCGCCTCCTCGACGCGATCCGCGGCGTGCTCGCCGACGGCCTCGAACTCGAACGCGGACGCGAAGGTGGTCTGTCGCAACCGAAGCTCGGCGACCACTTCGAGGTGCACGCCCGCTACGGCACGCCGTGCCCGCGCTGCGGCGAGACGCTGCGCCGCGTCAGCTACGAGAGCCACGAGGTCGCGTACTGCCCCAAGTGCCAGACCAACGGCAAAGTCCTCGCCGACCGCAGGCTGTCCAGGTTGGTGAAATAA